The Anopheles maculipalpis chromosome 3RL, idAnoMacuDA_375_x, whole genome shotgun sequence genomic sequence CATTTTGTTGGTATGTTTTACCTTGTTTCAAGTTTTTGTTGGTGAGAACGCTTCAGAAAATGAATTGCACAGTCGGAAACTAATCGAAGAGgtaagaaaagtgaaaacattTCGTTATCAAAACTTGACTCTTTCTTTCTAATCCTCAAGCGACTAGAACAGAAACAATATCAAGGGCTTCCGAATGAAGTCAGCATTGACACTGCATCAAATGTGCAATGTTTTAAAGAACTTGTTGAACTCAACGATCGAATTACTCTGCTGGAGCAGCTCAACTTTGATAAACTTGGACCGGCCGATTATGCTTCAAGTATTTTCGGTGGTGAAGTTGTGTCGGTAGCTACATCGTCGAGACATCAAAATTCGATAATGAGTAGAGTAAGCTCGATGCTATCTTCCGTAAGCGACAACTATAGTCAGATGCAATGCATTATACAGGTAGCTTTACTTGATTTATCCTGCTGAGCGTTTATGAAATGCTTAAATGATTTGTTACGTTTTAGGACTGTGGTACCTGTTATGCGTTGGAAGGAAGCTCGGGAACGATAGTGCTAAAGCTGGCAAAGAATGTACATTTGAACGCCATTACAATAGAACACATTCCGAAatcatcattaccgatcaAAACGGATGTTTATAGCGCCTTAAAAGAATTTTCAGTTTGGGTATGTGGTTTTTGCCGATAAagtattttgaaattaaatttttaatgcacttCTCCTCCATGATCAGGGTTCACACAATTCAGGCAGCACGAAAAAGGAGATTTATTTTGGAACGTTCACTTTCGATTATATGACTACGTTTTTGGAAACGTTTGAATTCGATTTGGACCGTAGCGTATCGATCGTTCGTTTCGTACGAATTGATATTCATTCGAACTATGGTGAAAAATACACTTGCATCTATAGGTAAACGGAATTGTTTGTGAACAATTTGAAAGCATATTAATTGATTGATCGTCATTATTATTGCAGGATTCGTATTCATGGAACACCCGAATAACAATCCGCTTATTGAATTAATCAATTATCCAAAAAGGCACACAATCTCCAAGTAGCAATCGAGTGGAATCTCAAAATCATTAATCAAATTTGGTgtcaaatttaaatgttataAGATTATTTTTCAGTGGTAACtcttcattttttgtgtgaataattgtttttgttccgacaatacggcactggaccgtaataattaaatgtaaataaaaattgtttttgttttgaaaccaGAAGTTTTGATTCGTAAGCGTGATTAAAAGCAATCCAAAAATATGTGGAAAACgatgttttgtgtaaaacagTCGTTCTAAACATAGGATTCAAATGTCCGTTCAAGTTCCTACAGTGCCAACAGCGAGCAAAACTTCGTCAAAGGTTGCGATTTTGACACATTCGTTAAAACAGGCTTCTGACGTTAGCTTCGATGAAAGATGGTTGTTTTGTAGCCAGTCgtatttataacaaaaaaaaaaaagaaataactaCAATACAAAGACGCGACAAGAATTTGTAGGCCAAGTGTTTTGTGAAAATGTGTAGTTTGTGTGATTAAGCTTTGTGTATTGTAAAACAGGCAAGCCAGGTGCCACACTTGCTCAGTGTGTTTAGTGAAAAGTTCGGAAAGTCCCGTCCCTCGCGTCGTGGAGCGCCTCTGAGGTGGCTGTGTTGTTGTTCTTACATCCCTCAAGCAACCGTACGTGAAAATCGTTTGTTGCTTAATTGATTTTGgaatcgttttttgttgttgtatggtTCTGTGATCCGTTGCGGTTGGGTAGACCGAACCATTTATAGTTTGTGCCGTTTATCGAATAGTGCCAGTGGCTTGCATTCCAGTACGTGTAATACGCGTGCATGATTCATCCTagttggttggaaaattcggaaaagcGCATCCGCGACATCGCCGACGACGGCAACAACCACGGGGACAAGCACAATGGTCAACACAATGGAAAGCTCGTACGCAACGATGTCAAACATTTCGCAGCACACAGAAAACTTCCCACTGCCAGGTATGTCGCGACCTCgatcgaagcaccctttttcaCCCTTATTTGTgcgcttttgtttgcttcccagCCTCCTCTCCCAGCTGGCCGAGGGTAGCATTAGCTCGAGGTGTATGTCATTATACTACGGGGAATGGGTTGGGTGCAGAACCAGCTTAGTGAAGCCGCCGCGAGGTTCCTTGCAACGGCCCCGTAATTAACGTTTGAGCGTAATTGCCCGCACAGACGCCTATACGATATGAGGCTTAACGTGCGCGGGTCAGCTTGCCTACCTTTTGCCGACCGACATTGCGAAGTATGTCTGTTACGTAGCCAGCAGgggtttcacttttttctgttgttgcccCATACCATTCCCGGTGGCAAATTCCGtttgaaatttgttaaaaaagcaaaatatgtCTCTTAAATTCCTTGTTAAAACCACTTGAAATCCAAGTGTCCCGCTGTGGTTGCCATGGCTACCATAGTGAGATGTGGAAAATAGGCCTGCTTGGAAGCTTGCTGGTGCTTACAAAAACATTCTTATCTttccgcttttctttttctccctttcatCAACAATCAATAAACGTGCACCATTAATTATTCCAAAACGCTGTAATAGTACACCTGTTTTGGATCTGTCGACATATCCACACCCGCGTGGAACCGCACTTTCCTTCAGTTGGGGTGTTTGCCTTCACCTTGCATCTGCGTAAATGGCCGCgttgtttatgtttgccagcgcaatgttttctttaaattttcctgTAACTtccaaagcaaacacacacacgcacaggttATTTTCCTGCATCGGGTTCGGGTATCCGGCTCCATTCGATTATGGGGTGCACACGTTCGAATGGATTACCGAAAATAGAAGTCATTTCAGCCAATCGGATTCGATGCGCTGGAACCGGGGCGGCTAATAACGGGAGTCATTGGTGAGTGCTGTTTCAAGTACCCGATTGCGTCCCTCGTCCCTTCCGTTCCTGGATAAAAGGGGGCCAACTAACTAGCTAATGTGTGGTAATGCCAACACAGACAATTGAAAAGAACGCTTGAGGTTCTCGATCGACCGAGCAAAGAGAAATGCTAATCACCGGAATCGCCGGAGGTAAACGGTGGTGGCCACCGCACTGTTCTTCTCCTCATCCTGCTTTTTTGATTACCCATCGCAAGGGTAAGAAAGCTACCGTATCATGCCGCCAAATCGTGCCCGCGGCGGAAAGAGTTCGTTTAGAGTGAAATTGACCGTCGTGCGGCGTGTCAGCAACGGTTACGTTATCCGGGACTTGAAGACTGGGACCGGGATTGAAGTTCTAATTTTACACCAACGACGAACACTGGTATCGCTcgtcgtgtttgtgtgtttggcgAATTGTCCGCATTGGAATCCTCGAATAAGACGTAATTGCACTGCACTTTGATTGCACTTTGATAACCAGTAAGCAACTGAATTTTTGAACCTTTCTTCTCGTTTTAGAGCTAACACCCgaacagcaaaaactattgATAGAGCTGCGAAGGAAGAAACAGGAGATTTTACTCGAGATACAGGTGAGTGTTTTATAGGTCCCCTTAAGATTAAGTTTTAGGTAAATATGAGCGTCATTGTTGATGAttgtggaaaacaattttaaatagtGTTTAAAAAGcctttaaaaatgtatcaacaAGCATGGAGCTTGAAGGCACATTCTTCAATAACAACCCTTAAAGTGACGTCGCTGTTGTTAATACCCACTAAAAGAAGCAGAACCACGTGGAAGAAGCACACCGTAAACCGGTTTGATACACGATTAATAAGGacacaaacaaatgaatgTTGACCCAGCAACACAAATCTGCATATGAGCCGCGATTCACTTGCGAACTTGAGAGAAGCCGATTAGGAATTTCATGGAACGTGAAGTCGTTGAATCATCGATGGAACGCGCGTGTTTATCTTTTTCCTTGTGAACTGTCGCACATATTGGCGTATGATTCAGCATTCAAATTTGAATAGTGTCGGTTACAGAATTGGCGAAGAAAAATTGACCAAACATAAGCGCTTCTTGATATTCACTTTCTCTCACCTTGTTAATGAACTGGATTGAAGACTCCTTCAGCTGCAGACCAAACATAGACACACGGGATACCTTCTTGACGGTCAGTAACTAACTGGAGGATGCCACTGCGAGACGGTATCGCTGGAACTAGGATTGTCGGAAATCGGCAGGCCCAATGTCTCGTAAAGCTCACTGTGTTCACCCAACACTCCCAGCTAGAGCGATCCCCGAATGGTACACCAAAACTTGGACAGACACACAGAGCCTTGGTCGGGCTTTGGCTTGTGACCTTTGTGACGGTGGTGATGTCCTTTTGGCGTGTTGACGTTCTAATAGGTTCGTTCTGTtgttcctcgttttttttatcgtgtCTCTCCCTGCGACACAGTGGTCATGGCGTTTCGATTTTATGTCTCACTGCGGTGAGGACACGCAAATTCGTTTTACCCTCAATGATAGACCaagcccatttttttttcggctccTATGTCGGATGGATTTGATTTGGGATTCGGGGTCATGCTGGTATTAAATAGCGTAGATAGCGCGAAGTAAAAGAGCCAGAGGTGGGGGCGATCAATCTGCTACAGTAGGTCTTACCCCGTTATACTGGGAAGTAGTGCTAATGAACGGTACGGTCCGGATTCCCTTGGGAGGTGTTAATTATGACGTGCGTAGTACGACTGGTTATTCACCACGATTACTGTTATCACGTTTTATGTCCCACGCTCGTTATAcggtcttatttcattcactccccccaaaaaacaaacactttcgTTGATTGCCAAAAATACGCGACCACCCAATAATATTGTTGACCAAATTTTCTTAACTAGATCAAGGATAATCGGTAAGATTTGCCACTAACGTACAGGCGAACCCATCCTTTGGCGGTCTATTGCTGACCTTGCCATGGTGAATGAAAATAGCAACGTCTTCTTTCGGGGGGTTcctgttttcggttttttggCATGATAGTTCCATTTCTGCCAGCTCCGGGCTGGCAAATCCGTAATCGATAACAACCGACACACAGTGCTGGTGGCATTTTGGTTGGAGTAGAGGTCGCAATGGTGTACCGCAATGGATTGTTTTTGATTGCGGATAATGGATTGCATCGGTAGAGTTTGAAAGATTTCAGGGCGAAAGTTACAAAGGGTTAGTGCACGGGTAtcgtttagatttttttttacgttttgtaCGATATTTCAAAACCCGACAGACAGTCGACAGTTTTCCAAACGTTTTTAGATTCGTCTGGAGATTTTTAGGACGCATTCCTGTATAATGTTGAATTCGTTTCACAGTTTTTACTATGTATTCAGTAAAAACTGTGCATTCAGAGATAAAAGTTTGTTAAGAAACTGTAAactttctcaaaaatatctaaaaaatcctcaaaaaaacATAGCTGACAATATCAAACACACTAGAAAAATCGTTGAACAATTGcttaataattaaattgtaaaGAATAgattagcaaataaaaacctcaGTGATCAAATCCCGAAAAGTATTACGGAACCATTATGGTGACATACTTTGAGCTCTTAAGGTGCGcttcaattttccttctcAACTACCTCATCTAAAGCTTGtgttacgctttttttttattactttattgTGTTGTTAAACATGCCTAATGCCGGAAAACATGGGGAAAAAATCTAATGCCATGAAAACATGCACCACCATTTCGTGCTACCTACCGGAGCGCAAATGTGCTCTGATTTTCGTTTTTAGAGGTGTGTTTTCTCCTGCTGTTTAATTTCGTACTCATTTTATTGCTAaaggtttaataaaaaaaatgttccactTGTGCTTTATAAGGGGAACGCGGCGAAATAAACTCGTAACAAGCTGCATTCTACAAGCCTAAACTAAACCCATCTGGAACACATTCAACTCCGTCGCTGATGGTTTGCCGGAAGAACATTATGAGGCTTTAATCAGCATGCTCATATTATTAACCTCCAGGAGCGGTTTTATTCGCGTACCCTAGCTTAATGTTAAAGCTCTCTGCAGGGTAATCACGTGTAAAAAGAATGTGGACAAGGAAGCACTATAAAGCAAGCGCTTTCCTAGCTCGTTTGAAGTGACTGAAGTCGATCGATTAAAGCCTTCATCCGAGAAGCGCATCGCTCGCACTCGACCCACCCGAATATGCTCTCCTTCTGTAGCTTCACCATTCGATGgatatgataaaataaaacggcTGCCCACTTACAGGATACGATCTCACGACGTAGCCAAAGGTGCATCATCCTCTGCACAAACACATCCTTAGCCCTCCCGCATGTCCCTTTGTTGTGTGATTGAGCTGGCAGAACTTTCTACCATTTCGTACACCAGCGTCTGAACTCTGGCGAACCCTTACGAGAGTGGATGAAGTACACCCTCTGGTCGGCGAAAGATTGATTGCATTAATGCACCTCggaaaagctttttctttattggCAAGACACGTTTCgtcgttttgcttgctttttttccattagCCCTGCAAAAACGTTTCATTGTGGTTGTTTTTATCGTTGTGTGGTTGCATTATTTCTTCCATTGAAGCATTTGAGATTTTCTCCTAACCATTACTCCTCTTGCATCTGTTAAGCATGTTGGTTTTATGTGCCCGGGTAAGGTTCATTGAACATTGCCCTCTTGGAATTTTTGTCTTGAAGAGCCAATTAAGTAGAAAATATGTATGTATTGCTGTTTAATGAGATGCAATTTAATGTGTTAAAAAACCGAAGCTCAGGATTTGCTTTCAAACACGCAAATCACTTTCGTCTTATCAAGTCTATATATGATCTTTGCCGAACCGAACTGTATACATTCAATATATTACAGCACTATTGGTTGATTCGCAACTGCTAATCCAAGCTCCGAGGCTTTATTGCCTGGTAGCTTACACTCGTCTAGTTCAAAATGTACTCTAGACAACATGGTCAATGTTATACAAAAAACCTGCATCCATGCCTAAGCTAACGTCTTTTATGTCGCAACTGTCACTCAGATTGTgcgataaattatttttttttgtaatgcaaTCTTTTTGAAGAAGTGTGCGTCATCGTTCGGAGAGACTTACCAGTGTTCTCaatagaaaataatataatttttcaaacaaacccATGTTCTATTGCCAAGATGGATGGCAAAAACTGTTCGTTCAGGCTCAGAGAGGTCTGTAATAGTGATGGGTTATACGACTCTTTTTATGGATCGATCCGGAGTTGGATTCGTACCTATGGGTTGGATTTCTCACCACGAACAGGAGCCGATCGAGGCAGATCCGCCAATATTTACAATTTGTGGTGGGCTTCAACTCCGGAAGATTCGCCTAGCCCCTGACCCGGACCCATCGACCGAGCCGTACCAAAAAGTCGAGCTTTACTGCACTGACGGGCCGATTGGAACTCGTTGGAATTGGGAATACGACTCGAACCGCTCGCTTACGGATGACTTCGATCCCGTAGCTTCGATTGCGCTCAAGGTCCTAAAATAACTGCCCAAGATTTGCCCGGATAATGGTAGCAAAATGTTTAGCAGGCTGCATCTAGAAATCAATTAACCAGCTGAATTATTTGTTGCTATTTGTTTATGGATTTTGGATGTGGTGTTTTTTGATGGTCTATGTGttccaggattttttttttatatcttgtAATCTAGTCTGGTTTAATATCtgtttttaccattttcttgGCAGTTTATTATAAGCTCATTTGTCtagtaaattttttaaatgttgggAGAATAAAACAGGTGTCTAAAAGCTGTATTTtctagaatttattttatcaataaaaGAATTATtcttccgccaacagtaaatcGAGTTTCATAAGGTTTCGCTTTCACGTGCTTGCGCGTAGACGTTATTTACCGATGTCCACACATAACCGGCACACCACCAAACAATCCATTTCCAGCGGCATCGTCTTTGCGGGAAGCTTAGAGAGCTTTTACCATTTCttcaccaaaacaaacaaagacgGAACCCCACCCTGTCCCGTCTTCCTTAGCTCCAAACCTACAAAAGCTTAATCATCATGTCCTGGGCAATCTATACCCCATATTATGCTATGCTATACCTATTTACTTCTCGCAGGATCAAAGGACCTTTGCGTGTTCGCTCTTCCCGAGAGCTGCTCCCGATTTTCTCACGACGGGGAAGGCAGTTTGTTTAGTACTGAAATAACAAAACCTTCCGGGCCTTCTCCTTCGAGCAATTGGACGGGATTGGACCTACCTGACAACGGGAACTGGCAGGATGTGAAACAATGTTCTCACTAACGCACACAGGAATgggttttctcttttcttttggtgTGCAATGGTACACGGTTCGTGCTCATAAGGAAAAATCAGTACGCTTCCGGCATCGTTATGTTACTGCATTCCTTCCGGCCAATTGCACTTGGCTATCGTAGTAGTACGTAAGCTTTTCCCGCCCTTTTGTGAGTGTTGGGAAGGTTCGTTGGACTTTTCGATCGATGgagggatgatgatggtcccTCTCTTGAAGCTTTCCACGCTACTTCCACTTTTGGGGAAGGTTGGTCCATGAGAATGGCGAACAAAAAGGTACAGCTTTTCCGCATTTCTTTAAGTGTGCAACGTGCTCATAGGGAccaacaatttttataaagatgcaatgtccctttttttcggataGAAGATAACCAATAGTTCACTATAGTTGAATCTAACATTTTAATTGGATATTCAGGCAAGCTTTCTTTAGGATGTCAGCATCATTTCGATATCAACTCTTTTACCAAAACTGTCTCCAGATTCGGGATGACTTTCCTGGATTGGTGAAACacttgtgttgtgtttctcAAAAAATTCCTTCCAAAAACACTCGAGTAGCAACTCACGAGTGAAGGTCGATCACACGGGAGAGTAGCGCGTGTCTCGGATGTGCTTACTCGCTCTAACGCGCAGATGGCCACGGCCAACACCCCGACGATGCCAAGGATCAAGAAGTTTCATCCCGGACACCACTACATTCCGCAGTAAAAACGCGCGCCCCGTGCTTTTTTCGGAGGGGAATTGGCTGCTGCGAAAAAGCTAACCGATCTTTCTGGGGGTTTGTCGATAGCAAATGAAAAAGCACTTCCCCCAGTGCATGAGAAGCGGTGCAACCGGGAAGATGTCAAGCGGTGGGACACGTCTTCCTTTGGCGGCAAGTGgataaagttttgcaaaagaaaagcacgTGGTGTGTAgcgttgggtttttgttttatgcggTGGAAAACAGTGACGAGCAGCGGGGTGAAGGATGAAGTTCAATCGGAAGTTTTGGTGATAAAAATTGGAGTAAATTAGGAAACattttgatattaaaaattgattgaagcaaataaaagaGTTCCTGAAAAATGTTGTATTGCTCTGCGACGATAATTCTTGCTTTTAAACACTGCAAATTGAGGAGAATAGAACACACATCTCGCCACTTCTATATGACATTTGAGCTGTGTAAGTTTGAATCTTATCATTCCTGTACGCTGACGAAGATATGGAAAGATTCCTCGGAAAGAAGAGATAACGTTAGGTGTTTGTATCCGTGGTTTAAGGTGCGTGCTACCGATATAGCTTCGACGTCAACGTCATCAAATATCCACTCTGGTCGTAAAGATTCCCCACCTCGATGTGAAACCTGTCCCGATCGATGACGAAATCCGTTCGCTGCTGTGTGCTGCGTTAGGTGCGTTTTTGTCTTACCAAGATTCCTTCCTTCATAAAAGGCCGTTCAGAAGGTACTATAAATTCTGCACAAACGTACAGAAAGATTGCTTTAAAGGACATCACACACgttgacacacacaccagcttGTAACTGACGTAAATTTGCACttgggatttttattttggtcgtacttttgttgttgtcttgcGTTAGTTGCGGTCCtattgcgttgttttttttaacaacgtGAGAGTGTGAGAAAGCTCCCGGCGCCATGTGTTGTAATATTAAAGGTAACCATTTGCAAAAGTATATAAGGCCGGGCTCTGGGCTGCGTGTTGCTATAGTGCGGTGCGACTGCTGCGAGGCTATGGGTTGTGGAGGTTCATTTAAAGTCAATTCACGTTCTCCCCGATCataatcatcgtcatcgtggtGTCGTCTCTAAGCAACCGCTCTACGCAAAGCACACGGACACACGCAGCAGAGGCAATGTTCGTTGAACCTTTGTGCCCAACGTCGGAGATGGTGGGTTTTTTCGTGGCCATAGTCTAATATGTCTAATGCAAATGCAGAGATGCTGCCTCCGTCCCCGGCAATGGGGGATAACATTGATAAGTGTGTGGAGATTACTGATAAACGGCATTGCggatgttattattattactttgtTCAAAAgttctttgaattttaataaatcccATCagatttgttgttgaaaaatcgatgaaaattgGGATGAATCCAATTGGGAAATTCTGATATGTTTTGGTAAGATAAACAATACAGAAAATCGCACCTTTCCAACGGCCTATTCAACGATGGATGGTATCGAATCAAAAGGAAACCACATTTGGTAGGCCAAGACTACTTGAGATTGTAGTGCTATAGATGGATTTTTCATTAATGTTTGAACGAAcaaaatctgttttttttttatgtggtcCTGTGATCTGTGATCTTTTTTGGAGctattcaataaaaatagaattaactaattaaaattcaaagttttgattttgaaagtAAAACGAAGAGTATTCAATTGTATGTTTCAAGAATAATTCAGAGAAGTAAAGAAtaagaattcttataaatTATACTAATTAAGCCTTCTTAAATCAATGTTTACGAACACAAGAGTAgttaaaaagcaacaaaacaaatccaaagAAAAGCTGTTATTTACattctccaaaaaaaaccaaacaccctTTGCTGTGCTGTGACCACAGCCTCATTTGTCGTAGTACGCGTACATTCTTTCTCACATACCTGCTTAGAATAGGGGTGGATTTTTCCCCTACTTTtctaacacgcacacacacacactctaaaGCTCACCCCATTCATTCATATTCAAACTTGAGCCCCTCTCGCTAAATATGTTTTGCTctctcatatttttttacgcTCACCGGTTTTCTTACAGAGGTTGGCAACTCTTTTGTTGGGCGGTTTCATACTCTTTGAAGCGATGCAAACAAAGAAGATACAAAATacaattaaagtaaaaaattatttgcacaATAGGTTTAATTactaaaataattataattttatttaaaataaataaaataaaataaaaaattgatattaaaaatgatgttcgaaaaagaaaaggttttATTAAACTCAGAAACTACGCAATGAATTTTTCTCGATCTCGGCAAGTTTACCTCCTCAAATATTACGAATGTGGACTTCTGTAAGAAAGGTGTAGGTTTTGGATGGTCTCGTTCTAAATTTCAAACAAccatgcagcaaaaaaaaggaaacaagcgAAAAGAAATAACATGAATGAATTACTGAAGTGCATCACAAATTCgtaaattttttgaaagtaATATGTTTGGTAAAAAATTACCAGCAATTGTTAAAAGCAAGATGATTGTGGAGAAACGTGGAAAATGCTGGTGTGCTAAAAAATCGAGTtgaacagtttttgtttttacaattcTAGAACCTTGCCACAATCTTATACGAAATGTTACTTTAAAAATGGATATGgatattaaaaatgtatagaaaaatCTTTTATATAAATAGAAGATTAATTTTGGTTAACAGTTTGGATGAAAAGCTAACAGATTTGCCGCGTTCAAACCAACAAACGCCTTAAAAACTGGTTTAGATCATACACCAAACGCCAA encodes the following:
- the LOC126565295 gene encoding SUN domain-containing protein 3-like, giving the protein MSETHQKYLPVYVLCILLVCFTLFQVFVGENASENELHSRKLIEERLEQKQYQGLPNEVSIDTASNVQCFKELVELNDRITLLEQLNFDKLGPADYASSIFGGEVVSVATSSRHQNSIMSRVSSMLSSVSDNYSQMQCIIQDCGTCYALEGSSGTIVLKLAKNVHLNAITIEHIPKSSLPIKTDVYSALKEFSVWGSHNSGSTKKEIYFGTFTFDYMTTFLETFEFDLDRSVSIVRFVRIDIHSNYGEKYTCIYRIRIHGTPE